Proteins encoded within one genomic window of Sediminispirochaeta bajacaliforniensis DSM 16054:
- the galE gene encoding UDP-glucose 4-epimerase GalE yields MKKILITGGAGYIASHTNIECIASGYQPVIVDSLVNASKESVRRVEALASQAIPFYQCDLRDEAALRKVFEQEGPIDAVIHFAALKAVGESVQEPLRYYDNNLTGSLTLFAMMKAFGVENIVFSSSATVYGDPEKVPVTEDAPVSATNPYGWTKVMMEQILTDTAGAEGWKSVILRYFNPVGAHPSGDIGEDPAYPNNLVPFVSQVAAGIREKVVVFGNDWPTPDGTGVRDYIHVVDLARAHTAALRYLEGAEGNSIFNIGTGKGYSVLEIIKAFEKACGKPIPYVIGPRRDGDVAEVLGDPSRANKELGWKAEYGLDEMVASAWNWQSKNPKGYRS; encoded by the coding sequence ATGAAAAAGATATTAATAACAGGCGGTGCTGGTTACATTGCCAGCCATACCAACATCGAATGCATAGCCTCCGGCTACCAGCCGGTCATCGTAGACTCCCTGGTGAATGCCAGTAAGGAGTCGGTACGTCGCGTCGAAGCACTTGCTTCCCAGGCCATTCCTTTTTACCAATGCGACCTGCGTGATGAGGCTGCCCTGCGGAAGGTTTTCGAACAAGAAGGCCCTATTGATGCCGTTATCCACTTTGCGGCCCTGAAGGCCGTCGGAGAATCGGTACAGGAACCCTTGCGTTATTATGATAACAACCTCACCGGTTCCCTCACCCTTTTTGCGATGATGAAGGCTTTCGGAGTCGAAAACATTGTCTTCAGTTCCTCGGCAACGGTGTACGGTGATCCCGAAAAGGTTCCGGTCACCGAAGATGCCCCCGTCAGCGCGACCAATCCCTATGGATGGACCAAGGTGATGATGGAACAGATCCTTACAGACACGGCCGGGGCGGAAGGTTGGAAAAGTGTCATCCTCCGCTATTTTAATCCTGTGGGTGCACACCCGTCCGGAGATATAGGAGAGGACCCCGCATATCCCAATAACCTTGTTCCCTTTGTTTCACAGGTTGCGGCGGGAATCCGAGAGAAGGTTGTGGTCTTCGGTAACGATTGGCCGACCCCGGACGGAACAGGCGTCAGAGACTACATCCACGTGGTTGATCTGGCCAGGGCGCATACGGCCGCTCTGCGTTATCTTGAAGGGGCCGAAGGAAACTCAATCTTCAATATCGGAACGGGAAAGGGCTACTCCGTCCTCGAAATCATCAAGGCCTTTGAAAAGGCATGCGGCAAACCGATTCCCTATGTCATCGGTCCCCGAAGAGACGGGGATGTTGCCGAAGTTTTGGGAGACCCGAGTCGCGCAAACAAAGAGCTTGGCTGGAAGGCCGAATACGGGCTTGATGAGATGGTGGCATCG